From Sulfurovum xiamenensis, a single genomic window includes:
- a CDS encoding DUF2254 family protein translates to MKIIGIGLVAIGLGLALWGYQLSGFVGSQITTGSDTEKIMTFYITGAVSFVVGTYLIMNKLIQFWANLRSSFWFLPFLIVLSSVVYAVVLIQIDYSVSDQWLSQWPRIFGVGADGARDMLSTLAGSMMTVMGITFSMTLLALALASSQYTSRILRNFMRSHVTQVTLGTFAGIFVYCLIVMHAIRTGDAPFVPSLAVFFAFVLVFSGIAVLIFFIHHIASSIQASSIIASVAHETNASISRFFPEKRDTTADKAEDEKNERLLPSLDEKTWYAVPAKVSGYIQNVDHDAILSLAKDRRTIVRMEHGIGAFVVQDTALVSLALTYPPDQETIATLNEAYSINRHRTVEQDPAFGIRQIVDMALKALSPGVNDTSTAVMCVDYLTAILTSLSCRQFPPSNRYEGETLRLIAIVPTFEGMLAEAFDQIRASATGNVAIMARMLSAIGTIASRTVRLSHLRALDEQVQYIADLADRSIESKHDRDRFARRLSEVREALKAAFFER, encoded by the coding sequence ATGAAAATTATTGGTATTGGTCTAGTGGCTATAGGTCTTGGCCTTGCATTATGGGGGTATCAATTATCTGGTTTTGTCGGTTCACAAATAACGACAGGTTCAGATACAGAGAAGATAATGACATTCTACATTACTGGCGCTGTCAGTTTTGTTGTTGGCACATACCTTATCATGAATAAGTTAATACAGTTTTGGGCTAATCTACGATCGAGCTTCTGGTTTTTACCTTTTTTGATCGTCCTAAGCAGCGTTGTTTACGCGGTAGTGTTGATTCAAATAGACTACTCCGTGAGTGACCAATGGCTGTCCCAGTGGCCACGGATATTTGGGGTCGGGGCGGATGGCGCGCGCGATATGTTATCAACGCTTGCCGGTTCGATGATGACCGTTATGGGCATCACGTTCTCCATGACTCTGCTGGCACTTGCGCTGGCTTCGAGCCAATACACCTCTCGCATTCTGCGGAACTTCATGCGCAGTCATGTCACACAGGTCACGCTGGGGACCTTTGCAGGAATTTTTGTCTATTGTTTGATTGTGATGCACGCTATACGCACTGGCGATGCGCCATTTGTGCCTAGCCTAGCGGTATTTTTCGCATTTGTTCTGGTGTTTTCTGGCATTGCCGTCCTCATTTTTTTCATTCATCACATCGCCTCGTCGATTCAGGCTTCCAGCATTATAGCCTCTGTTGCGCATGAAACCAACGCATCCATTAGTCGGTTTTTCCCGGAAAAACGGGACACCACCGCCGATAAAGCCGAGGATGAAAAAAACGAGCGACTCCTTCCATCTCTGGATGAGAAAACCTGGTACGCGGTCCCGGCAAAGGTGAGCGGCTATATACAAAACGTAGATCATGACGCTATCCTGAGCCTGGCGAAGGACAGGAGAACTATTGTGCGGATGGAGCACGGCATCGGAGCGTTCGTTGTGCAAGATACTGCACTGGTATCACTCGCCCTGACGTACCCACCAGATCAGGAGACGATTGCTACCCTGAATGAGGCTTATAGTATTAATCGTCATCGTACGGTTGAACAAGATCCTGCTTTCGGTATCAGGCAAATTGTGGATATGGCCTTAAAGGCACTTTCGCCCGGTGTTAATGACACCTCGACGGCGGTGATGTGTGTGGATTATTTGACAGCGATTCTGACCTCGCTATCTTGTCGGCAATTCCCGCCATCGAACCGTTACGAGGGAGAAACGTTGCGCCTGATCGCCATCGTTCCAACCTTTGAGGGTATGTTGGCTGAGGCGTTCGATCAGATTCGGGCTAGTGCCACAGGCAACGTCGCCATTATGGCGCGAATGCTCAGCGCCATCGGTACCATCGCCAGTCGCACGGTTAGACTGAGTCACTTACGCGCACTCGACGAACAGGTGCAGTATATTGCCGATCTGGCCGATCGCAGCATCGAATCCAAACATGATCGCGATCGGTTCGCAAGGCGGCTGTCGGAGGTGCGCGAAGCACTCAAAGCCGCTTTCTTTGAGCGTTGA
- a CDS encoding TetR/AcrR family transcriptional regulator encodes MNEQSVSSSPTKGSKTKDKILKISLKLFSTKGYKATTVRDIAGAMDMKQSALYNHFKNKDEILETLVSELTSSAIVTIFSDKEASELYKQGKSLLMSIATTFKLIGFDGQNEALLKLLMQEIYRNERIREIYNEYFYQENVKKLSSIFFMMMQDEMIKSSDPLLLANEFISPLFFYQMQVSLLKLDKKSTSSVVSMFEKHVDFFWDNIKLEKQETLF; translated from the coding sequence ATGAACGAGCAGAGCGTTAGTTCTTCCCCTACTAAAGGAAGTAAAACCAAAGATAAAATACTCAAAATATCCCTGAAACTCTTTTCTACTAAAGGATATAAGGCAACAACGGTTAGAGATATCGCTGGTGCTATGGATATGAAACAAAGTGCACTTTATAACCACTTTAAGAACAAGGATGAGATCCTTGAAACACTGGTAAGTGAGCTTACCTCTTCTGCAATAGTGACTATATTTAGCGATAAAGAGGCCTCAGAGCTTTATAAACAAGGAAAGTCTTTGTTAATGTCCATTGCCACTACTTTTAAGCTTATAGGCTTTGACGGGCAAAATGAGGCACTTTTAAAGCTATTGATGCAGGAGATCTATAGAAATGAGCGTATCAGGGAGATCTATAACGAGTATTTCTACCAGGAGAACGTTAAAAAGCTCTCAAGCATCTTCTTTATGATGATGCAGGATGAGATGATCAAGTCCTCGGACCCTCTTTTACTGGCAAATGAGTTCATTTCTCCCCTATTTTTTTATCAGATGCAGGTTTCTTTGCTAAAATTAGATAAAAAATCGACCTCTTCAGTCGTCTCAATGTTCGAGAAACATGTAGATTTCTTCTGGGATAATATAAAACTGGAAAAACAAGAGACCCTATTTTAG
- a CDS encoding DUF2238 domain-containing protein, with protein sequence MKYLWLGIFIPVLIWSAALPKDPFTWFLEVLPVFIGLVILLLTYKKFPLTSLLYTLILIHMIILMVGGHYTYAEVPLFDWIKEVFDQNRNNYDKVGHFAQGFIPAILAREILIRKHIVLGSKIWLNTIIVSLVLAFSALYELIEWWVALAIGEDAEAFLGTQGYMWDTQSDMGYALFGAIMALIILSRVHDKQLDLLSRSQTA encoded by the coding sequence ATGAAATATCTTTGGTTAGGTATCTTTATACCTGTTTTAATATGGTCTGCAGCTTTACCTAAAGATCCATTTACATGGTTTTTAGAAGTGTTACCGGTTTTCATAGGTTTGGTCATTTTACTTTTAACCTATAAAAAGTTTCCGTTAACTTCCCTACTCTATACACTTATATTAATTCATATGATAATTTTGATGGTGGGAGGACACTATACTTATGCTGAAGTCCCTCTGTTTGACTGGATCAAAGAGGTTTTTGACCAAAATCGGAACAATTATGACAAGGTAGGTCATTTTGCACAGGGATTCATCCCTGCCATACTCGCCAGAGAGATACTGATACGTAAACATATCGTACTAGGCAGTAAAATATGGCTAAATACCATCATTGTAAGCCTTGTTTTGGCATTTTCAGCCTTGTATGAACTTATAGAATGGTGGGTGGCTCTTGCTATTGGTGAAGATGCTGAAGCCTTCCTGGGAACACAGGGATATATGTGGGATACACAGTCAGATATGGGATATGCACTATTTGGAGCGATCATGGCGCTTATAATACTTTCTAGGGTCCATGACAAACAGTTAGACTTATTATCGCGGAGTCAAACTGCTTGA
- a CDS encoding NAD(P)/FAD-dependent oxidoreductase, with product MSKYDLIVVGSGAAGMMAAITAARAGNSVLLLEKLSKIGAKLKATGGGRCNLTNTLSNEDFMARFGRDGRFMTPALEALDHKALMTFFKEIGVESHAPDGYRVFPVTHSSSTIIHAMEKEMQHLGVKVLCSQKVETLEHDGEKVTGVKTVTDTFIGDNIVIATGGLGYPVLGAEGDGYPIAKSVGHKVTELYPAMMPLKTKETWVENCRADTIAKVAMHVNMKKYKRLSAKGDLIFTKGGIRGPVVLDFSREITPLLSKFDEVPILANFTKGMNEEQIRDHFKQELLKDPHRNTLQLLQTLLPESVSLELCKLAEVDPALALGKQAGSARDRLIRLLAWTPLTINGHDGFKMAMITRGGIHLKEIDPYTMQSKKIKGLYFCGEIMNLDGPCGGYNLQWSFASGYLAGMLRS from the coding sequence GTGTCAAAGTATGATCTCATCGTAGTAGGTTCCGGGGCAGCAGGTATGATGGCTGCCATTACTGCTGCACGTGCAGGCAACTCTGTACTGCTTTTGGAAAAACTCTCCAAGATAGGCGCAAAACTCAAAGCCACAGGTGGTGGACGCTGCAACCTGACCAACACACTTTCAAATGAAGATTTTATGGCACGTTTTGGACGGGACGGACGTTTTATGACCCCCGCTCTGGAAGCTTTGGACCATAAAGCACTGATGACATTTTTTAAAGAGATTGGTGTGGAGAGCCATGCTCCCGATGGATATAGGGTTTTCCCTGTAACCCATAGCTCTTCTACGATCATACATGCAATGGAAAAGGAGATGCAACACCTTGGTGTAAAAGTATTGTGCTCACAAAAAGTTGAGACATTGGAGCATGATGGTGAGAAGGTTACCGGTGTTAAGACAGTTACAGATACATTCATAGGTGATAATATTGTGATCGCTACAGGCGGGTTGGGTTATCCTGTATTGGGAGCTGAGGGTGACGGTTACCCCATAGCAAAATCTGTAGGACATAAAGTAACCGAACTCTACCCTGCTATGATGCCACTTAAAACAAAAGAGACCTGGGTAGAAAACTGTAGGGCAGATACCATTGCAAAGGTCGCTATGCATGTTAATATGAAAAAATATAAAAGACTCTCTGCCAAAGGAGATCTCATCTTTACCAAAGGTGGTATACGCGGTCCGGTGGTCCTTGATTTCTCCAGAGAGATCACTCCTCTTTTGAGTAAATTTGATGAAGTGCCTATACTCGCAAACTTTACCAAAGGGATGAATGAAGAGCAGATCCGTGACCATTTCAAGCAGGAACTGCTCAAAGATCCTCACCGTAACACACTACAACTGCTTCAAACCCTCCTTCCTGAGTCTGTCAGTTTGGAACTCTGCAAACTTGCTGAAGTTGACCCTGCTCTGGCTTTGGGTAAGCAGGCGGGTTCGGCAAGAGATAGACTCATCAGACTTCTGGCATGGACGCCGCTTACCATAAATGGACATGATGGTTTTAAAATGGCTATGATCACCCGTGGGGGCATCCATCTCAAGGAGATTGATCCTTATACCATGCAAAGTAAGAAAATAAAGGGACTCTATTTCTGCGGGGAGATCATGAATCTTGATGGCCCCTGTGGCGGATATAATCTACAATGGTCATTTGCCAGTGGATATTTGGCAGGTATGTTAAGATCATAG
- a CDS encoding Tll0287-like domain-containing protein, with product MKLQLFIASLVCTAGIHASQNHGTQALSQTQEGIKYIKMLGGTLKSQLKAQLQADPSGLSAIGFCTAQAQLITNEVNTQLPDYAKVRRTSLRTRNSINKPDTKDIEIMKEIEDSIQNKRATAMMVRKVNTKEATRYYKPLIAETACLKCHGENISPEIQAVIHESYPDENASHYTLGAFRGVIVSEIKKR from the coding sequence ATGAAATTACAACTATTTATTGCATCTTTAGTGTGTACTGCAGGTATACATGCATCACAGAACCATGGTACGCAAGCTCTAAGTCAAACACAAGAAGGTATCAAGTATATCAAGATGCTTGGAGGGACACTTAAAAGTCAACTGAAAGCACAACTTCAGGCGGATCCGAGTGGTTTGAGTGCCATTGGTTTTTGTACAGCACAAGCACAACTTATTACCAATGAAGTCAATACACAGCTACCGGACTATGCCAAAGTAAGAAGAACTTCTCTGAGAACAAGAAATAGTATCAATAAGCCTGATACAAAAGATATTGAAATCATGAAAGAGATTGAGGATTCAATCCAAAATAAAAGAGCCACAGCGATGATGGTAAGAAAAGTGAACACCAAAGAAGCCACACGTTACTATAAACCATTGATAGCAGAAACAGCATGTCTCAAGTGTCACGGTGAGAACATCTCTCCTGAGATACAAGCAGTGATACATGAATCATATCCTGATGAGAATGCGAGTCACTACACTTTAGGTGCATTTAGGGGAGTCATCGTTTCAGAGATCAAAAAACGTTAA
- a CDS encoding EF-hand domain-containing protein encodes MKNIIMIGLLASVAWAADFSNMSTEEMMNMRGSVPVDDRPAFQQEMQKRMQSMTPEERQKYMRTNGMGKGMGMTSKRNCCKHIMQPTFEEYDLNNDGKITQSELEEARAKRMSQKAKEGKMLRNAGKAPAFSDMDKNNDGALNKEEFQIHQTEQMKKCTGNCPSTGMGQRKSMMRNASSFAEIDTNKDGVISQEEFNVHQTQRMKNRGNCPSGNCP; translated from the coding sequence ATGAAAAATATAATAATGATTGGACTATTGGCTTCAGTAGCGTGGGCTGCAGATTTTTCCAATATGAGTACAGAAGAGATGATGAACATGCGAGGAAGTGTACCTGTGGATGATCGTCCTGCTTTCCAGCAAGAGATGCAAAAACGTATGCAGAGTATGACTCCTGAAGAACGACAAAAATATATGAGGACAAACGGTATGGGGAAAGGTATGGGTATGACGAGTAAGCGTAACTGTTGTAAACATATTATGCAGCCAACGTTTGAAGAATATGATCTTAACAATGATGGCAAGATCACCCAAAGCGAATTGGAAGAAGCACGTGCAAAACGTATGAGCCAGAAAGCCAAAGAGGGTAAAATGTTGAGAAATGCAGGAAAGGCTCCGGCATTTTCCGATATGGATAAAAACAACGACGGTGCATTAAACAAAGAAGAGTTCCAGATACATCAAACAGAACAGATGAAAAAATGTACTGGAAATTGTCCAAGCACAGGTATGGGACAAAGAAAAAGTATGATGAGAAATGCATCCAGCTTTGCAGAGATCGATACTAATAAGGATGGAGTCATCAGCCAGGAGGAATTCAATGTACACCAAACTCAGAGAATGAAAAACAGAGGAAATTGTCCGTCAGGAAATTGTCCCTAA
- a CDS encoding class I SAM-dependent DNA methyltransferase, producing the protein METKVDHFAEKSKTWDMNSKRVQNAQGIAELIVNNIKLDKSMELMDFGAGTGLLSYFVAPYVEKIVAVDNSPSMLREFQSKCGQFSCNTEVIEKDLSTDTLERKFDGIISSMTIHHLEDIPALFSKFYKMLDEHGFIAIADLDSEDGTFHSDNEGVFHYGFDRHLLAEYAQKAGFKDVTFSLANKISKPHAEFTVFLMTAKK; encoded by the coding sequence ATGGAAACAAAAGTGGATCATTTCGCTGAAAAATCAAAAACGTGGGATATGAACAGCAAACGCGTACAGAATGCACAAGGCATAGCCGAACTAATAGTAAATAATATTAAACTGGATAAATCTATGGAACTTATGGATTTTGGTGCAGGAACGGGGCTTTTAAGTTACTTTGTCGCCCCCTATGTAGAGAAAATCGTGGCTGTAGACAACTCCCCTTCTATGCTTCGAGAATTTCAAAGTAAATGCGGTCAATTCTCATGTAATACTGAAGTAATAGAGAAGGATCTGAGTACTGATACACTTGAACGAAAGTTTGATGGAATCATTTCATCCATGACGATCCACCATTTGGAAGATATTCCTGCCCTCTTCTCAAAATTCTATAAGATGCTGGATGAGCATGGCTTTATTGCTATTGCTGATCTGGATAGTGAAGATGGCACTTTCCATAGTGACAATGAAGGTGTCTTTCATTACGGTTTTGATCGACATTTGCTTGCAGAGTACGCTCAAAAAGCAGGATTCAAGGATGTGACCTTCAGTTTAGCCAATAAAATATCTAAACCACATGCCGAATTCACTGTTTTTTTAATGACAGCAAAGAAATAA
- a CDS encoding cache domain-containing protein, whose amino-acid sequence MREIEGEKMKKIISTLFICILANASLAAEAVPIQQTAVPKTTLNAASNYLDTVLMNTLSSLELIASTPEAKNGDWEGIKDYLKQLKEVTPGVYFYVLPDGNYYTVTLDYTNLNLSNRGYFKSLFADNTVMGYPIYSRSSGKKSALMAAPIATDGKVTGALGASIFLDELHDKLNREFDLPYDYTWFVLNSEGMMMLDNDSDFIFMNALTQGSESLHDAISEAIKTESGPVQYELDNLRHGYYQKLQNMEWWMFLAKIEGAKAVTPPQLKLSLDRFVPDLQNRLNHIDESLATLIEKSRVDVKKESEIRRLLNTLLDESSDIVEASFIDAKGIMRLVEPREYKNFENTDISSQKHIKAMLKKPEPLLSSGFTAVEHFTAVVVSRPIYDNKKRFSGSINLLIRPELLVDSLLKKTTIPDDYELWIMQPDSMILYDQDKGEIGRMLFSDPIYAGYGNLLKLSKKIVSDPAGEGSYIYLSPESNKKAIKNAIWQSVRLHNREWRVVLAYRPYEKK is encoded by the coding sequence ATGAGAGAGATTGAAGGAGAAAAAATGAAAAAGATCATTTCAACACTGTTTATTTGCATCTTGGCAAACGCATCTTTGGCAGCAGAAGCTGTTCCAATCCAGCAGACAGCAGTTCCAAAAACCACACTCAACGCGGCATCGAACTATCTGGATACTGTGTTAATGAATACACTATCGTCTCTTGAACTGATCGCCTCTACTCCTGAGGCTAAAAACGGCGATTGGGAAGGGATCAAAGACTACCTGAAACAGCTAAAAGAAGTTACGCCGGGGGTCTATTTCTATGTTCTGCCCGATGGCAACTACTACACTGTAACACTTGACTACACCAATCTAAATCTGAGCAACCGGGGTTATTTTAAGTCGCTCTTTGCCGACAACACAGTGATGGGTTATCCTATCTACAGCCGTTCTTCCGGGAAGAAATCAGCTCTGATGGCTGCTCCCATAGCGACAGATGGTAAAGTGACAGGTGCACTTGGTGCCTCGATCTTCCTGGATGAGCTGCATGATAAACTCAACCGCGAATTTGATTTACCCTATGACTACACCTGGTTTGTCCTGAACTCAGAGGGGATGATGATGCTTGACAACGACAGTGATTTTATCTTTATGAATGCTCTCACACAGGGGAGTGAATCACTGCATGATGCCATTTCAGAAGCAATAAAAACGGAAAGCGGACCCGTGCAGTATGAGCTGGACAACCTCCGTCACGGATATTACCAGAAACTGCAAAATATGGAATGGTGGATGTTCCTTGCCAAGATTGAGGGGGCAAAAGCAGTGACTCCACCACAACTTAAACTTTCGCTCGATCGCTTTGTACCCGATCTGCAAAACCGTTTGAACCATATTGACGAATCACTGGCAACATTGATCGAGAAAAGTAGGGTGGATGTCAAAAAAGAAAGTGAGATCAGAAGACTTCTCAACACCCTTCTTGATGAGAGCTCCGATATTGTCGAAGCCTCTTTTATCGATGCGAAGGGAATAATGCGACTGGTAGAGCCACGTGAATACAAGAACTTCGAGAATACGGACATAAGTTCCCAGAAGCATATCAAGGCCATGCTGAAAAAACCTGAACCACTGCTCAGCAGCGGATTTACAGCCGTCGAACATTTTACGGCAGTGGTTGTATCCCGTCCAATCTACGACAATAAGAAGAGATTCTCAGGCTCTATCAACCTCTTGATCCGCCCTGAACTGCTGGTCGATTCTCTGCTTAAGAAAACCACGATCCCCGATGATTATGAACTCTGGATTATGCAGCCAGACAGTATGATACTCTACGATCAGGATAAGGGAGAGATCGGTAGGATGCTTTTCAGCGATCCTATCTATGCAGGCTACGGAAACCTGCTAAAACTCAGCAAGAAGATTGTCTCTGATCCAGCAGGGGAAGGGAGCTATATCTATCTTTCACCCGAGTCCAACAAAAAGGCCATCAAAAATGCTATCTGGCAGAGTGTGAGACTCCACAACCGTGAATGGCGGGTCGTTCTAGCCTATCGCCCATATGAGAAGAAGTAG
- a CDS encoding methyltransferase domain-containing protein, producing the protein MIFTTQSMQDILTILSVKSKACEAGEYISFETVDPDLGEGYAGKILEIAGESYVYRGYKSWTDLAELLMCKMMTPTKSTYPLVKLHFKKLETQRSFHSESPSSKEEKYGVESHFSQIQKMEEPAFLYYYTQALKNARLTQRRSILNLGINTGDEFKIIKNSLDTLTYEKMKLVGIDHSKSAITYAEKCFPEENVTFHTHDINDLERLNLGKFDLLVSIGTLQSPSINFKPFFMSLVQNYLEKDAAIILGFPNSRWIGGEMIYGAKAPNYAMSEMSLLFNDIIFCKKYLQQKKFRVTLTGKQYIFLTATKII; encoded by the coding sequence TTGATATTTACCACCCAATCAATGCAAGATATCCTCACAATACTCAGTGTAAAGTCAAAGGCATGTGAAGCAGGGGAATATATCAGCTTTGAAACAGTTGATCCAGATCTTGGAGAAGGGTATGCCGGTAAGATATTAGAGATAGCAGGAGAAAGCTATGTTTATCGGGGCTACAAATCATGGACAGACCTGGCAGAACTTTTAATGTGCAAAATGATGACTCCTACAAAAAGTACCTATCCTCTAGTAAAACTCCATTTTAAAAAGCTAGAGACACAACGCTCTTTTCATAGTGAATCCCCAAGTTCCAAAGAAGAGAAATATGGTGTGGAGTCACATTTTTCTCAAATACAAAAAATGGAAGAGCCAGCATTTCTTTACTACTATACTCAAGCCCTGAAAAATGCCAGGCTCACTCAAAGAAGATCAATCCTGAACCTTGGTATCAATACAGGAGATGAGTTCAAGATCATCAAAAATAGTTTAGATACACTCACCTATGAAAAAATGAAGCTTGTAGGTATTGACCACTCAAAATCTGCTATTACCTATGCTGAAAAATGTTTTCCTGAAGAGAATGTGACATTTCATACACATGATATCAATGACTTAGAGCGTTTAAATCTAGGGAAATTCGATCTACTTGTAAGCATAGGAACATTGCAAAGTCCAAGTATCAATTTCAAGCCTTTTTTTATGTCATTGGTGCAAAACTATCTTGAAAAAGATGCCGCTATCATCTTAGGTTTTCCAAACAGTAGATGGATAGGTGGAGAGATGATCTATGGGGCCAAGGCACCCAATTATGCAATGAGTGAAATGTCACTGCTTTTTAATGATATCATTTTTTGCAAAAAGTACCTGCAGCAGAAGAAGTTCAGAGTCACACTGACAGGGAAGCAGTATATTTTTTTAACTGCCACAAAGATTATTTGA
- a CDS encoding EF-hand domain-containing protein: MKKLIIIALFASGVWAIDQPRFSEFDLNNDGKITQSELEKARTIRMEQRAAEGRMLKNAGEAHSFTEIDADNDGAISRKEFLLHKTIHHTQACVTFG, encoded by the coding sequence ATGAAAAAGCTAATAATCATAGCACTGTTCGCTTCGGGTGTATGGGCTATAGATCAACCTAGGTTTTCCGAATTTGATCTTAACAATGATGGCAAGATCACCCAAAGTGAATTGGAAAAAGCCCGTACTATTCGTATGGAACAGAGGGCCGCAGAAGGTCGAATGCTTAAGAATGCAGGAGAAGCCCATTCATTTACAGAGATAGATGCCGATAACGATGGCGCTATCAGTAGAAAAGAGTTTCTTTTACATAAAACGATACATCATACTCAAGCCTGTGTCACCTTTGGCTAA
- a CDS encoding YMGG-like glycine zipper-containing protein: protein MMKSINFKKMLVAVSVVGLMSGCAQPGPKTQKGALIGAGTGAVVGAVSGRSVLKSAAVGTAIGAGVGYYEDTK from the coding sequence ATGATGAAAAGTATAAACTTTAAAAAGATGTTAGTTGCTGTTTCAGTTGTAGGATTGATGTCGGGATGTGCTCAGCCTGGCCCAAAAACACAAAAAGGTGCTCTGATCGGAGCCGGTACTGGAGCAGTAGTTGGTGCCGTATCTGGACGTTCAGTACTTAAATCAGCAGCCGTTGGTACAGCTATAGGTGCGGGTGTTGGATATTACGAAGACACAAAATAG